The following coding sequences lie in one Patescibacteria group bacterium genomic window:
- a CDS encoding ParB/RepB/Spo0J family partition protein, with amino-acid sequence MPLGRGLNSLLPSKPIATKFSNEEINKIDEKNRIWQVELEKIQLNPQQPRKRFDHAELEDLIESIKSYGIIQPLITTKTADNNYQLIAGERRFRAAQVLNLKTVPVLVREAKEQEKLELALIENVQRKNLNPIEEALSYKRLIDEFNLSQEEVGQKIGKKRSTIANTLRLLALPEEVQKAILDEKISEGHARTIAALANEKEQLDLLKKIVHNQMTVREAESQVKKVRVKSHVRTLQTDPVILEKEEKLRNFLGHKVSIKNQGKGGELVIFYHSQDDLNDIYKKLLDLE; translated from the coding sequence ATGCCATTAGGAAGGGGTTTGAATTCTTTATTGCCCTCAAAACCAATTGCGACTAAATTTTCCAATGAGGAAATTAATAAAATTGATGAAAAAAACCGGATCTGGCAAGTTGAGCTGGAAAAAATCCAATTAAATCCGCAACAGCCGAGAAAAAGGTTTGACCATGCGGAACTTGAAGATTTGATTGAATCCATCAAATCATATGGCATTATTCAACCTTTAATTACCACTAAAACTGCGGATAATAATTATCAATTAATTGCCGGCGAGCGCAGATTTCGCGCTGCCCAGGTCTTGAATTTAAAAACAGTGCCAGTTTTGGTGCGGGAAGCAAAAGAACAGGAAAAATTAGAATTAGCTTTGATTGAAAATGTACAAAGAAAAAATTTAAATCCGATTGAGGAAGCATTATCATATAAGCGGCTAATTGATGAATTTAATTTGTCGCAGGAAGAAGTCGGACAAAAAATCGGTAAAAAAAGATCTACGATTGCCAATACCTTAAGGCTTTTAGCTTTACCGGAAGAAGTGCAAAAGGCGATTTTGGATGAAAAAATTTCCGAGGGGCACGCCCGCACAATTGCTGCTTTGGCTAATGAAAAAGAACAATTGGATCTTTTGAAAAAGATCGTACATAATCAGATGACTGTCAGGGAAGCAGAAAGCCAAGTTAAAAAAGTCAGGGTGAAAAGTCATGTGAGGACATTACAAACCGATCCGGTGATTTTAGAAAAAGAAGAAAAATTAAGAAATTTTTTGGGTCATAAAGTCAGTATAAAAAATCAGGGCAAAGGCGGCGAACTAGTTATCTTTTATCATTCTCAAGATGATCTGAATGATATTTATAAAAAATTATTAGATCTGGAGTAA
- a CDS encoding AAA family ATPase, whose translation MGQIISIVNQKGGVGKTTTAINLAAYLASLGKFVLLVDMDPQANATSGLGIDYNSLDKGVYEAIIGSHNLRDVVLNTTISGYKIVPATLNLAGANVELVNLENREFKLEQALLPIRNDYDYILIDCPPSLGLLTINSLVAAEKLLIPVQAEYYALEGLGQLINTISLVKNINPNIEVLGAVLTMFDKRNNLSEEILHQLYQYFPNRIFRSVIPRNVRLTEAPSYGKTILEYDPKSKGAKAYERLAREIIDLTNTNYF comes from the coding sequence ATGGGTCAAATAATCTCAATAGTTAATCAAAAAGGGGGAGTCGGCAAAACAACAACTGCCATTAATTTGGCTGCTTATTTGGCTAGTTTGGGCAAATTTGTATTGTTAGTTGATATGGATCCGCAGGCCAATGCCACGAGCGGTTTAGGCATAGATTATAATAGTCTGGACAAGGGTGTTTATGAAGCAATAATTGGTTCTCATAATTTGCGGGATGTTGTTTTAAATACTACAATTTCCGGCTATAAAATCGTGCCAGCAACATTAAATTTAGCCGGAGCAAATGTGGAATTAGTTAATTTGGAAAATCGGGAATTTAAGCTTGAACAAGCCTTACTGCCGATTCGTAATGACTATGATTATATTTTAATTGATTGCCCTCCATCTTTAGGCCTTTTAACTATTAACAGTTTGGTAGCCGCAGAAAAGCTTTTAATTCCAGTCCAAGCAGAATATTACGCTTTGGAAGGTTTGGGCCAACTAATCAATACCATTAGTCTTGTTAAAAATATAAACCCTAATATAGAAGTTTTAGGCGCTGTTTTAACCATGTTTGATAAACGAAATAATTTGTCTGAAGAAATTTTACATCAGCTTTACCAATATTTTCCCAATCGTATTTTTCGTTCAGTTATTCCGCGCAATGTGCGTTTAACTGAGGCGCCAAGTTATGGTAAAACAATTTTAGAATATGATCCTAAATCAAAAGGCGCCAAAGCTTATGAAAGATTGGCGCGAGAGATTATTGATTTAACTAATACCAATTATTTTTAG
- a CDS encoding small multi-drug export protein has translation MFDLNYIEIFKNISPQFATFLIAMIPVAELRVALPLAITAYKLSLWEALFFSILGNIVPVFFILYFVEPFTEFLMKHSRIFKSFFTWLFKRTRIKFAGNYEKYGLLALAIFVAIPLPMTGAWTGALAAFLFQIPKKQAAIYILLGIFCAAIIVTFLTFSTLGTINLFK, from the coding sequence ATGTTTGATCTTAATTATATAGAAATATTTAAAAATATTTCTCCTCAATTTGCTACTTTTTTAATTGCCATGATTCCCGTCGCTGAATTAAGGGTAGCTTTGCCGCTAGCAATAACCGCCTATAAATTATCACTCTGGGAGGCTCTATTCTTTTCAATATTGGGTAATATTGTGCCAGTTTTTTTTATACTTTATTTTGTTGAACCGTTTACTGAATTTCTAATGAAACATTCCAGAATTTTTAAAAGTTTTTTTACCTGGCTATTTAAAAGAACCAGAATTAAATTTGCAGGGAATTATGAAAAATATGGTTTATTGGCGCTGGCAATTTTTGTGGCAATACCATTACCAATGACAGGCGCCTGGACAGGAGCTTTGGCAGCGTTTTTATTTCAAATTCCTAAAAAACAAGCGGCAATTTATATACTATTAGGAATTTTTTGCGCTGCAATAATTGTTACATTTTTGACTTTTAGCACTCTTGGAACCATAAATTTATTTAAATAA
- a CDS encoding flavodoxin family protein: MSKKILVLGINGSPHNAGTTGRLLKNFLAKFKKSGAETKLINLKDYKINACKGCYSTDPKTCKYPCIQKDGMQKIYPQLLKADAIIFGTPIYWFNMSGLMKNFFDRLCCLAANGYLMEGKIGVFFSASKENEGGRLNASSSMALAANHLGLFIPPYGIMYYPAKEKVVTNGKVKWDEWIYEDEAKIAKNLISLCQFLQKAKYQW, translated from the coding sequence ATGAGTAAAAAAATTTTAGTTTTGGGCATTAACGGCTCGCCACATAATGCTGGCACAACAGGCAGATTATTAAAAAATTTTCTAGCTAAGTTTAAAAAATCTGGCGCTGAAACCAAATTAATCAATCTCAAAGATTACAAAATTAATGCTTGTAAAGGCTGCTATAGTACTGACCCTAAGACTTGTAAATATCCTTGCATCCAGAAAGATGGCATGCAAAAAATTTATCCTCAACTGCTTAAAGCAGATGCAATAATTTTTGGCACACCTATATATTGGTTCAATATGAGCGGACTAATGAAAAACTTTTTTGATCGTTTATGCTGCCTGGCTGCCAATGGCTATTTAATGGAAGGTAAAATTGGGGTCTTTTTTTCAGCCTCCAAAGAAAATGAAGGTGGCAGGCTAAATGCGTCATCATCAATGGCGCTTGCAGCCAATCATCTTGGCTTATTTATTCCGCCATACGGCATCATGTATTATCCGGCCAAAGAAAAGGTAGTAACTAATGGCAAAGTAAAATGGGATGAATGGATTTATGAGGACGAAGCTAAAATTGCAAAAAACTTAATTTCTTTATGCCAATTTTTACAAAAAGCCAAGTATCAATGGTAG
- a CDS encoding glycosyltransferase family 1 protein — protein MKIGIDCRTILNTQFGELAGVGHYTYYLLKYLLDMDKVNEYVLFFYDHRIKVPEFEQPNVKIVYFPGLENIGKIPFFYRHWFIPQILRLYRLDLYHNPANIIPIFHFKKSLITVHDLAVYKHPEWFPGRQFFNLRILMPWSFSKARKIIAVSQSTKDDLIKLFGVKKEKIEVIYEGVEDYTKISIDESKLSEKVKLADQFFLFIGSLEPRKNLARLVEAFAEFIKTAPDKNIKLILAGKKGWKYEPIFEAIDRFGLHDKVIYLGYITLEEKVYLLKKAIALTYPSLYEGFGLPIIEAMNLGVPIITSNVASIPELVIDNALLIDPYDVQAIKEAMQKIVGDKELRKSLAKKSQGIAQNFTWQECAKKTLAVYESLK, from the coding sequence ATGAAAATCGGCATTGACTGTCGAACAATTTTAAATACTCAATTTGGCGAACTGGCCGGTGTCGGGCACTATACTTATTATTTGCTTAAATACTTATTAGATATGGATAAGGTAAATGAATATGTTTTGTTTTTTTATGACCACAGGATTAAAGTTCCGGAATTTGAGCAGCCTAATGTAAAAATAGTTTATTTCCCTGGTTTGGAAAATATTGGCAAGATTCCTTTTTTTTACCGCCATTGGTTTATCCCGCAAATTTTACGATTGTATAGATTGGATCTTTATCATAATCCTGCTAATATAATTCCCATTTTTCATTTTAAAAAGTCTCTGATTACTGTGCATGATTTGGCAGTTTATAAGCATCCTGAATGGTTCCCCGGCAGACAATTTTTTAATTTAAGGATACTAATGCCCTGGAGTTTTTCCAAAGCCAGAAAAATAATAGCAGTTTCACAGAGCACCAAAGATGATTTGATAAAGCTTTTTGGGGTAAAAAAAGAAAAAATTGAAGTTATCTATGAAGGAGTTGAGGATTATACGAAAATTTCAATTGATGAGAGCAAGCTTAGCGAAAAGGTTAAGCTTGCAGATCAATTTTTTTTGTTTATTGGATCACTTGAACCTAGAAAAAATTTAGCCAGATTAGTTGAGGCTTTTGCTGAATTTATCAAAACCGCTCCTGATAAAAATATAAAATTAATTTTGGCAGGCAAAAAAGGCTGGAAATACGAGCCGATTTTTGAAGCAATAGATAGATTTGGCTTGCATGATAAAGTTATTTATCTTGGCTATATAACTTTGGAAGAAAAAGTATATTTGCTAAAAAAAGCAATTGCTCTGACTTATCCAAGCTTATATGAAGGTTTTGGTTTGCCGATTATTGAAGCTATGAATTTAGGCGTGCCGATTATAACTTCTAATGTTGCCTCAATTCCCGAATTAGTTATTGATAATGCGTTATTAATTGATCCTTACGATGTTCAGGCGATAAAAGAGGCGATGCAAAAAATTGTTGGAGACAAAGAATTAAGGAAATCACTAGCAAAAAAAAGCCAGGGCATTGCCCAGAATTTTACCTGGCAGGAATGCGCAAAAAAAACCTTGGCAGTTTACGAATCATTAAAATAA
- a CDS encoding GIY-YIG nuclease family protein, producing MYYVYAIKSKNKNYIYVGISDNPARRIKQHNLGYNKTTKPYKPFDIILIEEYPNRLEARKKEKYLKSGCGKEFLKNLL from the coding sequence ATGTATTATGTTTACGCCATAAAAAGTAAAAACAAAAATTATATTTATGTAGGGATTTCAGATAATCCAGCACGAAGAATCAAGCAACACAATCTTGGATATAATAAAACTACCAAACCTTATAAACCATTTGATATTATATTAATTGAAGAATACCCGAACCGATTAGAAGCCAGAAAAAAAGAAAAATATTTAAAATCTGGTTGTGGTAAAGAATTTTTAAAAAATCTACTTTAA